The Terriglobia bacterium genome includes a region encoding these proteins:
- the rffA gene encoding dTDP-4-amino-4,6-dideoxygalactose transaminase — translation MSSYRIPFNRSSLVGREQQYITQAMTIGQIAGDQLFSKRCQAFLEQVLGVPKALLTTSCTHALEMSALLLNIQPPDEVIVPSFTFVSTVNAFVLRGARPVFIDSRPDTLNLDERKLEALITPRTKAIVVVHYAGVACEMDVIRAIADRRAIPVVEDNAHGLFANYKGRRLGTLGCLATLSFHETKNFTCGEGGALLINDRSLVDRAEIIREKGTNRSRFFRKQVDKYTWVDIGSSYVMSDVLAAFLYGQLEAWEQIQCKRRAVWERYHANLADWARNWGVRTPVVPPECEQSYHMYYILLPSLDARCRLIDHLGERGILSVFHFLPLHLSEMGLRFGGRPGDCPVAEDVSDRLLRLPFYNELSQADQDSVIEAIREFRCEG, via the coding sequence ATGAGTAGCTACCGCATACCGTTCAACCGCTCGTCCCTTGTCGGCCGGGAGCAGCAGTACATCACCCAGGCAATGACCATCGGTCAGATCGCCGGAGACCAGCTTTTTTCCAAGCGGTGTCAGGCGTTCCTGGAGCAGGTGCTGGGCGTCCCCAAAGCCCTGCTGACCACCTCTTGCACGCATGCGCTGGAGATGTCCGCATTGCTGCTGAACATCCAGCCACCGGACGAGGTGATCGTTCCTTCCTTCACCTTCGTCTCGACGGTCAACGCCTTCGTGCTGCGCGGGGCTCGGCCGGTGTTCATCGACAGCCGACCGGATACCCTGAACCTCGACGAGCGCAAGCTGGAAGCGTTGATCACGCCGCGGACAAAGGCCATCGTCGTCGTTCACTACGCCGGCGTTGCGTGCGAAATGGATGTGATCCGCGCGATCGCCGATCGAAGGGCGATCCCGGTGGTGGAGGACAACGCACACGGCCTGTTCGCCAATTACAAGGGGCGTCGACTGGGAACGCTGGGGTGCCTCGCGACGCTGAGCTTCCACGAAACGAAGAACTTCACCTGCGGCGAGGGCGGCGCGCTGCTGATCAACGACCGGAGTCTCGTCGATCGGGCCGAGATCATCCGCGAGAAGGGCACGAATCGGAGTCGGTTCTTTCGCAAGCAGGTCGACAAGTACACTTGGGTCGACATCGGATCGAGCTACGTGATGTCCGACGTGCTGGCGGCGTTCCTGTACGGACAACTCGAGGCGTGGGAACAGATCCAGTGCAAGCGTCGCGCCGTGTGGGAGCGTTACCACGCGAATCTCGCCGATTGGGCGCGCAACTGGGGCGTCAGAACGCCGGTCGTGCCGCCGGAATGCGAGCAGAGCTACCACATGTATTACATCCTTCTTCCCTCGCTGGATGCGCGGTGCAGGTTGATCGACCACCTCGGCGAGAGGGGGATCCTGAGCGTATTCCACTTTCTGCCGCTGCACCTGTCGGAAATGGGTCTTCGCTTCGGCGGCCGGCCGGGTGACTGTCCCGTCGCAGAGGACGTCAGCGACCGGCTGCTACGACTCCCGTTCTACAACGAGCTCAGTCAGGCCGACCAGGATTCCGTGATCGAGGCGATCCGTGAGTTCCGCTGCGAGGGGTGA
- a CDS encoding glycosyltransferase: protein MDTELRVAGASGATGERGVLMDGRRIRLVQIAYGMGVGGMERVVADLCRCLDPLRYDVAVYCTHVKGLLGAELEADGVPVFHRPVRRRADHWLRPARIFRFLREHRPDIVHTQNTAALLDSALAARAAGVPVLVHTDHSRRYPDRRRYMIAERWMSGLTDAFCAVSNHTRGELARFEGIPAARIEVVYNGCDLPFVPGEADRRDVRASLGFDDETPVIGMASRVEWQKGHDLLVAAMPRILARIPSARAVIVGGGSKEPEVRWQIGRLGLEGKILMTGVRKDVPRLMAAFDLFVMTSNFEGMPIAALEAMAVSLPIVSTAVGGVPEMVEDGVTGKLIEGRDPATVAEEVVRLLVDRDAMRRMGKAGRRRYEQRFRVASMVNAYDAIYRRCLEARSGR from the coding sequence GTGGACACCGAGCTCCGCGTCGCCGGCGCGAGCGGGGCCACCGGTGAGAGAGGTGTCCTGATGGACGGGAGGAGGATACGTCTCGTGCAGATCGCCTACGGCATGGGAGTCGGCGGGATGGAAAGGGTCGTGGCCGATCTGTGCCGGTGCCTCGATCCGTTGCGCTACGACGTTGCGGTCTACTGCACCCATGTCAAGGGTCTTCTCGGCGCGGAACTCGAAGCCGACGGCGTCCCCGTGTTCCATCGACCCGTCCGCCGGCGCGCGGACCACTGGCTCCGTCCCGCGAGGATCTTCCGATTCCTGAGGGAGCACCGCCCTGATATCGTACACACTCAGAACACGGCAGCGTTGCTCGACTCGGCGCTGGCGGCGCGCGCGGCCGGGGTCCCGGTGCTCGTCCACACCGATCACTCGAGACGATATCCCGACCGACGCCGTTACATGATCGCGGAGCGGTGGATGAGCGGACTGACCGACGCCTTTTGCGCCGTCTCCAACCACACACGGGGTGAGCTGGCGCGCTTCGAGGGGATTCCCGCTGCGCGCATCGAAGTGGTGTACAACGGCTGCGATCTGCCCTTCGTCCCCGGCGAGGCGGATCGGCGGGACGTGCGCGCCTCGCTCGGCTTCGACGACGAGACACCGGTGATCGGAATGGCGTCCCGCGTCGAGTGGCAGAAGGGGCACGACCTGCTCGTGGCCGCGATGCCTCGCATCCTCGCCCGCATTCCGTCCGCTCGGGCGGTGATCGTCGGGGGGGGGTCGAAGGAGCCCGAGGTCCGGTGGCAGATCGGCCGGCTCGGCCTCGAAGGTAAAATCCTCATGACCGGGGTTCGGAAGGACGTGCCGCGGCTCATGGCGGCCTTCGACCTGTTCGTGATGACCTCGAATTTCGAAGGCATGCCGATCGCGGCGCTGGAAGCCATGGCGGTGTCGCTCCCGATCGTCTCGACGGCCGTCGGAGGCGTCCCGGAAATGGTCGAGGACGGCGTGACCGGGAAGCTCATCGAAGGGCGGGATCCGGCCACGGTCGCGGAGGAGGTCGTCCGGCTCCTGGTAGACCGGGACGCGATGCGCAGGATGGGGAAGGCCGGGCGCCGCCGCTACGAGCAGCGATTCCGCGTCGCCTCCATGGTGAACGCGTACGACGCGATCTATCGTCGCTGTCTCGAGGCGCGCTCCGGCCGATAG
- a CDS encoding glycosyltransferase family 2 protein — translation MTRYSVGGKSEFASIEVSADLAGGVSVVVPVYNSEATLPLLIARLEGVLRGLTQHYEAILVNDGSRDGSWEAVKRLAQTHGWVRGFNLMRNFGQHNALLCGIRAARYAFIVTIDDDLQNPPEEIPKLLDELNRGFDVVYGPPEKEQHGLLRDLASVITKLVLQKTMGAATARKISAFRVFRTRLRQAFANYQSPYVSIDVLLTWGTAKFSSVSVRHDARASGISNYTLGKLLVHALNMFTGFSTWPLRLASVIGFAFTFFGVGVLAYVLGRYLLQGTTVAGFPFLASIIAIFSGAQLFALGLIGEYLARLHSRMMERPVYAVLEETSQAE, via the coding sequence ATGACCCGATACAGCGTGGGAGGCAAGAGTGAGTTCGCCTCCATAGAGGTGAGCGCCGACCTGGCGGGTGGCGTCTCGGTCGTCGTTCCGGTCTACAACAGCGAAGCAACGCTGCCACTGCTGATCGCGCGCCTCGAGGGGGTACTGCGCGGCCTGACGCAACACTACGAGGCGATTCTCGTCAACGACGGCAGTCGCGACGGCAGCTGGGAGGCGGTCAAGCGCTTGGCTCAGACTCACGGCTGGGTCCGCGGCTTCAACTTGATGCGCAACTTCGGCCAGCACAACGCGCTCCTGTGCGGCATTCGCGCCGCGCGTTACGCGTTCATCGTGACCATCGACGACGATCTTCAGAATCCGCCGGAGGAGATTCCCAAGCTGCTCGACGAGCTGAACCGGGGGTTCGACGTCGTTTACGGACCACCGGAGAAGGAGCAGCACGGTCTGCTGCGGGATCTGGCCTCCGTGATCACCAAGCTGGTGCTGCAAAAGACGATGGGCGCTGCTACGGCGCGCAAGATCAGCGCCTTTCGCGTTTTTCGCACACGGCTGCGGCAGGCCTTCGCCAATTACCAGAGTCCGTATGTCTCGATCGACGTGCTCCTGACTTGGGGAACGGCGAAGTTCAGTTCGGTGAGCGTGCGCCACGATGCCCGCGCGAGTGGCATCTCCAACTACACTCTCGGCAAGCTCCTGGTCCACGCGCTGAACATGTTCACGGGGTTCAGCACCTGGCCGCTGCGCCTCGCGAGCGTGATCGGCTTCGCGTTCACGTTCTTCGGCGTCGGCGTGCTAGCCTACGTCCTGGGACGCTACCTACTGCAGGGAACAACGGTGGCCGGATTCCCATTTCTGGCCTCTATCATCGCCATTTTCTCCGGCGCCCAGCTATTCGCCCTTGGCCTGATCGGCGAGTACTTGGCGCGACTGCACTCTCGAATGATGGAGCGACCGGTGTACGCGGTTCTTGAAGAGACGTCGCAGGCGGAGTGA
- a CDS encoding glycosyltransferase family 4 protein, whose protein sequence is MQPRRTILFIEQNLDGTTGGSYRSLLHLVRRVDRSLYRPVVAFYRDHDLMPRYRATGCEILLLRYPSPVDLRRAWSGSGSTWGVPLRGLASFVQRVANLFRMSTFLLLRNLYLITRKKIDLVHLNNGVTDGSELLLAAKLLGRKVVIHQRGIGPVPRWNARFASWADHIICVSDSARHNLVAAGIPRAKCTTVHNGIDPDEFLSTVRRSPAEVRRSLGLAEDCPVVGMAGMIRAWKGQLVLLEAIRLLHAEYPGLRCVIAGGVADRDDKDRMYLEGLRRFIADNGLETTVQILDYQPNVAEFLQVLDVMVHAAVDPEPFSRTVLEGMTLGRALVATSTGGTPEAIQDGVSGILVPPNDSEAMAAKIGFLLDHPEERRRLGLGAQEAIRQKFLITANVAATERIYRSLFERGTAPHAASR, encoded by the coding sequence ATGCAGCCGCGACGCACGATCCTCTTCATCGAACAGAACCTCGACGGAACGACCGGCGGGTCGTACCGTTCACTCCTGCACCTCGTGAGACGTGTGGATAGATCGCTCTACCGACCGGTGGTGGCTTTCTATCGGGACCACGACCTGATGCCGCGATACCGGGCCACGGGCTGTGAGATCCTGCTGCTCCGTTACCCGTCACCGGTGGATCTGCGGCGTGCCTGGAGCGGCTCCGGCTCGACCTGGGGGGTACCCTTGCGCGGGCTGGCCTCCTTCGTCCAGCGTGTAGCGAATCTCTTCCGGATGTCGACCTTCCTCTTGCTCCGGAATCTCTACCTCATCACGAGGAAGAAGATCGATCTCGTCCACCTCAACAACGGCGTCACGGACGGCTCCGAGCTCCTCTTGGCTGCCAAGCTCCTTGGAAGGAAGGTCGTCATCCACCAACGGGGGATCGGACCGGTCCCGCGGTGGAACGCCCGGTTCGCGAGCTGGGCGGACCACATCATCTGCGTGTCCGACTCGGCGAGGCACAACTTGGTCGCCGCCGGCATTCCCCGAGCCAAGTGCACCACCGTCCACAATGGGATCGATCCCGACGAGTTCCTTTCGACAGTCCGGCGCAGCCCCGCGGAGGTGCGCCGGAGCCTCGGACTCGCGGAGGATTGCCCGGTCGTGGGAATGGCGGGGATGATCCGTGCATGGAAGGGCCAGCTCGTGCTCCTGGAGGCGATCCGGCTCCTTCACGCCGAGTACCCCGGCTTACGCTGCGTGATCGCCGGAGGGGTGGCGGATCGCGACGACAAGGACCGCATGTACCTGGAAGGGCTGAGGCGCTTCATCGCCGACAACGGGCTCGAGACGACGGTCCAGATCCTGGACTACCAGCCCAACGTCGCGGAGTTCCTCCAAGTCCTCGACGTCATGGTCCATGCCGCCGTGGACCCCGAGCCGTTCAGCCGCACGGTACTCGAAGGGATGACGTTGGGCAGGGCGCTCGTCGCCACGAGCACTGGCGGTACACCGGAGGCCATCCAGGACGGCGTGTCAGGGATCCTCGTTCCGCCCAACGACTCGGAGGCCATGGCGGCAAAGATCGGCTTCCTGCTGGATCATCCCGAAGAGCGCCGTCGGCTCGGCCTTGGCGCACAGGAGGCGATCCGGCAGAAATTCCTGATCACGGCCAACGTGGCAGCCACCGAGCGCATCTACCGCTCCCTCTTCGAGCGGGGAACCGCACCTCACGCGGCTTCCCGTTAA
- a CDS encoding alpha/beta fold hydrolase — MRAPGVDEISGYLAMPDGCSVYVRQYTPEGGGRKRPVVVVPADGEERTWSQRTMVNLARSLARVGHPVVRFDFRGQGESDGPFEATDVGSRLEDLAAVVERTRSWSGVAPSLVGFRLGATVAAHHAAATAGVVGPIVAVEPVDSIPTYIDDMLRKNLANQFAVQKKVIVNRKQLLERVRSGTNVSCNGFHLSRGFLESLERLEQAGVQQRIAALSALWISRPAGQEAGVPRGIPTFWSERPILGPHPSELFRAVEARLDDVQAVKWSGPFPLDDASGGGSRVASIATGSGRLVATWHSLRGDGTAFLFLNPGPNDRSGPHGLYARLAAALAAEGHHVLRLDARSIGESEGDDQGNQGRPVVDYYREINEGAMVSSAAAALNWLAGRGHRETVLFGLCGGAVNAALAACETTSQVRHVVLLGTPVLHLGVGEGVALSDEAVRDEVKILRHKLVDPGSLIRFLTFRSDYRAVGRVIAALAGRMTGSRGRTGSGGDERPLHPQTIMPLVRAIAGFRSAGGRPVFVFSEHDRLLGLFRTHFPSSARGAGGPENLDLRVLAGANHNVTDRPSEARLLEILRSAPHPSAAERLS, encoded by the coding sequence ATGCGGGCACCCGGCGTGGACGAGATCTCGGGGTACCTGGCGATGCCGGACGGCTGCTCCGTGTACGTGCGCCAGTACACTCCGGAGGGCGGGGGAAGGAAGAGGCCGGTGGTGGTCGTTCCGGCGGATGGCGAAGAGCGGACCTGGTCCCAGCGGACGATGGTCAATCTCGCGCGCTCACTTGCGCGCGTGGGGCATCCGGTCGTCCGTTTCGACTTCCGAGGGCAGGGCGAGAGCGACGGCCCCTTCGAGGCGACCGACGTCGGCTCCAGGCTGGAGGACCTCGCGGCCGTCGTGGAGCGCACCCGCTCGTGGTCGGGAGTGGCGCCGTCGCTCGTGGGTTTCCGCCTGGGCGCCACGGTGGCCGCGCACCATGCCGCCGCGACGGCCGGCGTCGTCGGGCCGATCGTGGCCGTGGAGCCCGTGGACTCCATCCCGACCTACATCGACGACATGCTCCGGAAGAACCTGGCGAATCAGTTCGCCGTCCAAAAGAAGGTGATTGTCAACCGGAAGCAGCTCCTCGAGCGGGTGCGCTCGGGCACGAACGTGAGCTGCAACGGGTTCCACCTCTCGAGGGGCTTCCTGGAATCGCTGGAACGGCTCGAGCAGGCCGGCGTCCAGCAGCGGATCGCTGCGCTGTCGGCGCTCTGGATCAGCCGGCCGGCCGGGCAGGAGGCAGGAGTCCCGCGGGGAATCCCCACCTTCTGGAGCGAACGTCCGATCCTCGGCCCACACCCCTCCGAGCTGTTCCGCGCGGTCGAGGCGAGATTGGACGATGTCCAGGCGGTGAAATGGTCGGGACCGTTCCCGCTGGACGACGCGAGCGGCGGAGGGTCGAGGGTCGCCTCCATAGCGACCGGCAGCGGCCGACTGGTCGCGACCTGGCATTCGTTGCGTGGCGACGGGACGGCCTTCCTGTTCCTGAACCCGGGGCCGAATGATCGATCGGGTCCCCACGGTCTTTACGCGAGGCTTGCCGCCGCCTTGGCGGCGGAGGGGCACCACGTCCTGCGGCTCGACGCCCGGAGCATCGGAGAGAGCGAGGGCGACGACCAAGGCAACCAGGGGCGTCCGGTCGTCGATTACTACCGCGAGATCAACGAAGGCGCCATGGTCTCCAGCGCGGCGGCGGCGCTCAACTGGCTCGCGGGTCGCGGTCACCGGGAGACGGTGCTCTTCGGGCTCTGCGGCGGCGCGGTCAACGCGGCCCTAGCCGCTTGCGAGACGACGAGCCAGGTGCGCCACGTCGTCCTGCTCGGAACCCCCGTGCTGCATCTGGGCGTGGGCGAAGGGGTGGCCCTGTCGGACGAGGCGGTTCGTGACGAGGTGAAGATCCTGCGCCACAAGCTCGTGGACCCAGGCTCCTTGATCCGGTTCCTCACCTTTCGCTCGGACTACCGCGCCGTCGGGCGCGTCATCGCGGCGCTCGCGGGGCGGATGACCGGCTCGCGGGGTCGCACGGGATCCGGCGGCGACGAGCGGCCGCTTCACCCACAGACCATCATGCCCCTCGTGCGCGCGATTGCGGGCTTCCGCTCGGCGGGTGGCCGCCCCGTGTTCGTCTTCTCGGAGCACGACCGTCTCCTCGGTCTCTTCCGGACGCACTTCCCTTCGAGCGCTCGGGGCGCCGGCGGTCCCGAGAACCTCGATCTCAGGGTCCTGGCGGGAGCCAATCACAACGTCACGGACCGCCCGTCCGAGGCGCGGCTGCTGGAGATCCTGCGATCGGCACCCCACCCTTCCGCGGCGGAACGGCTGAGCTGA
- a CDS encoding O-antigen ligase family protein has product MRTLPRDPREAPRPRAPSVPPPARALGVGTWVVIAYLILDYGKPQFYLHFLEYLMPGLWITIIGAVVILVRPKLRLPREAWLVLAFLLVMAVDVPFAINPRYAYNAFQAMLQMMVAGPFVMMVALHNVQRLRAAIWTYVLVGSYQGIQGLFRGGVGVGGLFVDENDLCMLVATVIPLAFFLGMTSGARLQRLLGFSLVMVNILAAVVSFSRGGFLALCAVLLCVILRSRRPVSTLLLVTVALAVVYPLVPPAWFHEMGTIESATRYGDTGETRLYMWGIAWKVFLDHPVMGVGGGDLGRQLPEYEDPSSGHASLWGRVCHSVYFTLLAESGVVGSAIWVWLVVGCLLTTATVARKLIGKDGELRDRGVEPPFEARALVGACRGLEAALIAFLVAGAFLTVNYYPVMWSLVGLISATRLTVRNDAVLVNLMGVPSGPAPAARMPRDRRRVG; this is encoded by the coding sequence TTGAGAACGCTGCCGCGGGACCCGAGAGAAGCTCCCCGACCTCGGGCGCCGAGCGTTCCGCCGCCGGCCCGAGCGCTTGGCGTCGGCACCTGGGTGGTCATCGCGTACTTGATCTTGGACTACGGGAAGCCGCAGTTCTACCTCCACTTCCTCGAGTATCTCATGCCGGGGTTGTGGATAACCATCATCGGCGCGGTCGTGATCCTCGTCCGTCCGAAGCTCAGGTTGCCGCGTGAAGCCTGGCTCGTGCTGGCGTTCCTCCTCGTCATGGCCGTGGACGTCCCTTTCGCGATCAACCCCAGGTACGCGTACAACGCGTTCCAGGCCATGCTGCAGATGATGGTGGCCGGACCGTTCGTCATGATGGTCGCGCTGCACAACGTCCAGCGCTTGCGGGCGGCGATCTGGACCTACGTCCTGGTTGGTAGCTACCAGGGGATCCAGGGCCTCTTCCGCGGCGGAGTGGGCGTCGGGGGCCTCTTCGTCGACGAAAACGATCTCTGCATGCTCGTCGCCACGGTCATCCCCCTTGCGTTCTTTCTCGGCATGACCTCGGGAGCACGGCTTCAACGCCTGTTGGGCTTCTCTCTCGTGATGGTGAACATTCTGGCGGCCGTCGTCAGCTTCTCGCGAGGCGGCTTCCTCGCCCTGTGCGCGGTCCTCCTGTGCGTCATCCTGCGAAGCCGTCGCCCGGTGTCGACCCTGCTGCTGGTCACCGTGGCCCTCGCCGTCGTCTATCCCCTTGTCCCGCCGGCCTGGTTCCACGAGATGGGGACCATCGAGTCGGCGACCCGGTACGGTGACACCGGGGAGACTCGGCTCTACATGTGGGGGATCGCGTGGAAAGTCTTTCTGGACCACCCCGTGATGGGTGTGGGTGGCGGAGATCTGGGAAGACAGCTGCCCGAGTACGAGGACCCGAGCTCCGGCCACGCGTCGCTCTGGGGAAGGGTCTGTCATTCCGTTTATTTCACGCTGCTGGCCGAGAGCGGCGTGGTCGGGAGCGCCATCTGGGTTTGGCTCGTGGTCGGCTGCCTCCTGACGACGGCGACGGTCGCGCGAAAGTTGATCGGAAAGGACGGCGAGCTTCGGGACAGGGGTGTGGAGCCGCCGTTCGAGGCGAGAGCGCTCGTGGGAGCCTGCCGAGGACTGGAAGCGGCGCTGATCGCCTTCCTGGTGGCGGGCGCGTTCCTCACGGTCAACTACTACCCCGTGATGTGGTCGCTGGTCGGGCTGATCTCCGCGACCCGGCTGACCGTACGGAACGATGCGGTCCTCGTCAACCTGATGGGAGTCCCGTCGGGTCCCGCGCCGGCAGCGAGGATGCCCAGGGACCGAAGGCGGGTCGGCTGA
- a CDS encoding GNAT family N-acetyltransferase, producing MDGPPLEPCESLPWDSQFFGFSVARVRSRVLDPVIAREVDEWCCRRGVSCLYFLARADDGVTTRTAEDAGYRLVDVRVTLERETTDADQGRFELAGMRQARPDDAGVLGETARVSYRDTRFHYDPNIPLAQSDALYQRWIELSIEGYADAVFVTEDERGATGYVSCHLNAAEHCGTIGLVGVVERARGRSVGRRLVEGALGWFTVKGMRGASVVTQGRNVAAQRLYQRCGFVTRSVELYYHKWYVLQRSKHE from the coding sequence GTGGACGGACCGCCGCTCGAGCCCTGCGAGTCGCTCCCCTGGGACAGCCAGTTCTTCGGCTTTTCCGTCGCGAGGGTACGGTCTCGCGTGCTGGACCCGGTGATCGCCCGGGAGGTCGACGAATGGTGTTGCCGCCGAGGTGTGTCGTGCCTGTATTTCCTCGCGCGCGCAGACGACGGCGTGACAACCCGCACGGCCGAGGACGCGGGTTATCGGCTGGTCGATGTTCGAGTGACCTTGGAGCGTGAGACGACGGACGCCGATCAGGGCCGATTCGAACTGGCGGGGATGCGGCAGGCTCGGCCCGATGATGCTGGTGTCCTGGGCGAAACGGCGCGGGTGAGCTATCGCGACACCCGGTTCCACTACGACCCGAACATCCCGCTCGCCCAGAGCGACGCGCTCTATCAGCGCTGGATCGAGTTGAGCATCGAAGGCTACGCCGACGCCGTTTTCGTCACCGAGGACGAGCGGGGGGCCACGGGCTACGTCTCCTGCCACCTGAACGCCGCCGAACACTGCGGGACGATCGGTCTGGTCGGCGTCGTCGAGCGGGCCCGGGGCCGGAGCGTCGGCCGCCGCCTCGTGGAAGGCGCCTTGGGATGGTTCACGGTGAAGGGGATGCGAGGCGCCTCCGTGGTCACACAGGGGCGCAACGTGGCCGCGCAGCGACTCTACCAGCGTTGCGGCTTCGTCACGCGCAGCGTGGAACTCTACTATCACAAGTGGTATGTGCTGCAGAGGTCCAAACATGAGTAG
- a CDS encoding oligosaccharide flippase family protein yields the protein MWHHLKSLSKQTIVYGGGLLLKRGIGFFMIPVYTRYMNPEEYGLLEILELTGFIAAFFIGFGMLQAVYRFHSDVEGADAQRRVKANAIMTVVVMGGAVTAGLLAASPWIARISGGKTELAPLVVLLVLGVFANEIGQLLLGFFRVEARPVAYVVYSLSSTAVSLTLNVVFLVGLAMGVRGILLSTLISAVLLVVVLMAGFVRAGGFRADFALIRQMFVYCLPFIPTGLMAFTVNFSDRYFLRVFTDMGTVGIYALGYKLGMIGGFLVGTPFGLVWKAQAFEIAKEPNAQATYARVMTYYSGALLAVCAVLSISAREIVALMAAPEYARAAAIVPIVAWATVFLTLDPMVQVGILLKKRTVWLPVIYAGTMAINIGLNFLLIPRMGMMGAAWATVAALFFQVAAGCFVAYRLYPIRYEWRRLMAMVAGVLVAQALAGIVPQRAIAGSLALKGVLLAVLAAALLALPGFLLKDERTLLSKLLGRVVRRGEGAPP from the coding sequence GTGTGGCACCACCTCAAGTCGCTCTCCAAGCAGACCATCGTCTACGGGGGTGGCCTGCTCCTCAAGCGGGGCATCGGGTTCTTCATGATCCCGGTGTACACCCGCTACATGAATCCCGAGGAATACGGCCTACTCGAGATCCTCGAGCTGACGGGGTTCATCGCCGCGTTCTTCATCGGATTCGGGATGCTCCAGGCGGTGTACCGCTTCCACTCTGACGTGGAAGGCGCCGACGCGCAGCGGCGCGTGAAGGCCAACGCCATCATGACGGTGGTCGTGATGGGAGGCGCCGTCACGGCCGGCCTGCTGGCAGCGTCGCCGTGGATCGCCCGGATCTCGGGGGGGAAGACCGAGCTGGCTCCGCTCGTGGTGCTGCTGGTGCTGGGGGTCTTCGCCAACGAGATCGGCCAGCTCCTGCTCGGCTTCTTCAGGGTGGAGGCCCGGCCGGTGGCCTACGTGGTGTACTCGCTGTCCTCCACCGCGGTCAGCCTCACGCTGAACGTCGTCTTCCTCGTGGGCCTCGCGATGGGCGTCCGCGGGATCCTGCTGTCGACGTTGATCTCGGCCGTGCTCCTCGTCGTCGTCCTCATGGCCGGCTTCGTTCGCGCCGGGGGATTCAGGGCCGACTTCGCGCTCATCCGGCAGATGTTCGTGTATTGCCTTCCCTTCATCCCCACCGGGCTCATGGCGTTTACCGTGAACTTCTCGGATCGCTACTTCCTCAGGGTGTTCACCGACATGGGCACCGTCGGCATCTACGCTCTGGGGTACAAGCTCGGGATGATCGGAGGGTTCCTGGTCGGGACCCCGTTCGGCCTGGTGTGGAAGGCGCAGGCGTTCGAGATCGCCAAGGAACCCAACGCGCAGGCCACGTACGCCAGGGTCATGACCTACTATTCCGGCGCGCTCCTCGCGGTCTGCGCGGTGCTCTCGATCTCGGCGAGGGAGATCGTCGCGCTCATGGCCGCTCCGGAATACGCGCGCGCGGCGGCCATCGTGCCGATCGTCGCCTGGGCCACGGTCTTCCTCACGCTGGACCCCATGGTCCAGGTGGGTATCCTCCTCAAGAAGAGAACCGTGTGGCTGCCGGTCATCTACGCGGGGACGATGGCCATCAACATCGGGCTCAACTTCCTCCTCATCCCCCGAATGGGCATGATGGGGGCGGCCTGGGCGACGGTGGCGGCCCTCTTCTTCCAGGTCGCGGCGGGTTGCTTCGTCGCGTACCGGCTCTACCCGATCCGCTACGAGTGGCGGCGTTTGATGGCAATGGTGGCGGGAGTCCTCGTGGCGCAGGCGCTGGCCGGCATCGTGCCGCAGCGCGCCATCGCCGGCTCGCTGGCGCTAAAAGGGGTCCTCCTCGCGGTTCTCGCCGCGGCCCTCCTCGCGCTTCCCGGGTTCCTGCTGAAGGACGAGCGGACCCTCCTGTCGAAACTGCTCGGCAGGGTCGTGCGCCGGGGTGAGGGTGCGCCCCCTTGA